In Chrysemys picta bellii isolate R12L10 chromosome 3, ASM1138683v2, whole genome shotgun sequence, a single genomic region encodes these proteins:
- the ZNF292 gene encoding zinc finger protein 292 isoform X2, translated as MRIKHLMKAKQLTQATSLAKLCSDHPEISTKGSFKQTYLVCLCSGSPNEKLMEEIAAVDCKDALEMICNLESDGDEKSALILCAAFLSRQLQQGEMYCAWELTLFWSKLQQRVEPSVQVYLERCRQLSVLTKTVYHIFFLIKVINSEIEAAGLATCIELCVKALRLESSENTDVKISICKTISCLLPDDLEVKRACQLSEFLLEPTVDAYYAVEMLYNQPDQKYDEENLPIPNSLRCELLLVLKTQWPFDPEFWDWKTLKRQCLALMGEEASIVSSIDELNDSEVYEKVEDCQEENKETSLNGLAGNFDEATSLLKGIRDEKQKKREIKKLRERGFISARFRNWQAYMQYCVLCDKEFLGHRIVRHAQKHYKDGIYSCPICAHNFNSKETFVPHVTLHVKKSSKERLAAMKPLRRLGRPPKIATTSENQKADAISKQEQRPIKKNSLYSADFIVFNDNDGSDDENDDKDKPYVPEIIPVQKPLPVNEFTCPVTFCKKGFKYFKNLIAHAKGHKDNEEAKRFLEMQSKKVICQYCRRHFVSVTHLNDHLQMHCGSKPYICIQMKCKAGFNSYAELLTHRKEHQVFRAKCMFPKCGRVFSEAYLLYDHEAQHYNTYTCKFTGCGKVYRSQNELEKHGEDHNKQPEKVLEIEGQTNRTDLIQCSKANENPERVTVKKELISPLDNNTSNFTEAESNAWDQIKVESIGTERANKSASTLRQADSLSVDGLEQSVTGLVKKEATIRISNIRMPILSQKVRDNFVRRGKLASAGSKIDTSKSVVRQLCSAAEDSCSDSCLPVFQERKEEDCFSQSQNIQNISVNSDTPKTEALASKSLERQVSNMMPFSMQNQTGYRNNLPISKLDLQDSIKSATNPFNLPLKTLESIIFLPSQSSLSSSLVPAVPPAAPVQKFNCQVEGCTRTYNSSQSIGKHMKAAHPDQYAAFKMQRKNKKTRKPSNLQNMPSDGKIVYFLPSQVDNPNNAAFTSQNKTSVNAACSSQLQHVSNTLFPTHLETLSNPMIPTVESVINPVCIKSEPESVLCSQMENLSNATLPSQLEDLAKTVMPLNIDSGSDPFLPLPAESNSISLFPSPADHVPNSVFSQLENNTNHFSSQLEGNTSSVFPKEESVDEPIFSSRANSENNFSETTSQVPASEKVKKDRGRGPNGKERKPKHNKRAKWPAIIRDGKFICSRCFRVFTNPRSLGGHLSKRSVCKPIEGSEISPEALQANGQSSLLASMILSSNVGNLQQPQESTFNPEACFKDPSFLQLLAAENRSAAFLQTMFPRASVANFNPSGNEEGNEIIKQALETAGIPSTFDNTEMLPHIVTTGCVTGTTQMNAAVLSNPTVSPLLQTVCNTSTLLTNQNRALNNKIPSSDDCNNLPVFATDDLMLKTIENGLCSGSFSNSVAASQNFASNSSRVSVINSPKNSGSSTLNKKGSSASKRKKKAATPLLAPNSSQKLVVNDLTTMGLLAKSIEGSVQVPTDNFQSNLLANCESQVLVENLTQKLNNVDNQLFVPNVKENFKTNLESHAALAPLTIKTENGDSQMMTLNACAQGNSDLQISEDNVIQNFEKTLEIIKTAMNSQILDVKNEIQDAVIGSTKNTQVNTTELPPANCSQNVKLPNHTQFAVHTRDVITAKSNSSQPETSQKDDVQVLEILEGLQKLRLENDTSSQVSDSVSPCPPADTLAPLTAVAVVSTENTSVAQPSSETSNIQFSDKVHKPFVCQDQGCDYSAMTKDALFKHYGKVHQYTAEMILEIKKHQLKYAPFKCVVTTCPKTFTRNSNLRAHCQLVHHFTTEEMVKLKIKRPYGRRSHNEAINITQRPVEIKNLQTLIMKSKNEPRLVKGLEVKKEAVIQPVKIPEKLIPEKKNPEKLEKAPQVLTVPPEQSNAASFSNIQIQPKVRKIRRHRKEKEERKRRKPVTKSLEFPTRYSPYRPYRCVHQGCFAAFTIQQNLILHYQAVHKSDLPAFSVEVEEESEPSKEECDEVETKQTVKEFRCEVSDCSRIFQEITSLIQHYMKLHEMTPEEIGSMKSALDVGRFPCDQSQCKSSFTAYFNYILHLETDHGIKIRPNKVEDGIYKCDCEGCDRMYATRSNLLRHIFNKHNDRHKDHLIRPRRLTPGQENISSKANQEKPIKSKHRGLKHNRSGKEGNRLSIKTKRKKNVNLESKNTKGGQIQENKAYSLKRGKHVYSIKAINDALSECTSRFVTQYPCMIKGCSSVVTSESNIIRHYKCHKLSKAFTSQHRNLLIVSKKHSVSQVKEASSEQEEANKKSDVKESDPCLPESNDDLSTSALPQSEIEKGEKDEVDELTELFITKLINEDCMCAENPAKTSSSVNSNFQETVSCHSEKQKSNNLKRANKEKNLSQNKKKRLEKPEEVLAVELSSMRREEETAVAIQTAEEQPTTFDWSSFKPMGFEVSFLKFLEESAVKQKKNAERDYHSSGTKKGSHSNSKKSNEKTSLASSNVTWSCSESETLVHFANPSQLQCSDKVKIVLDKTLKDCTELVLKQLQEMKPTVSLKKLEGHWEDDPAATVAKEILVGNEEGESHY; from the exons ATGCGAATTAAGCATTTAATGAAAGCAAAGCAATTGACTCAAGCAACTTCCCTGGCAAAGTTGTGCTCTGACCATCCAGAAATCAGCACCAAAGGCAGTTTTAAGCAAACCTACCTGGTCTGTCTTTGTTCAGGATCACCAAATGAAAAGCTAATGGAGGAG ATCGCAGCAGTAGATTGCAAAGATGCCCTAGAAATGATCTGTAACCTAGAGTCTGATGGAGATGAAAAAAGTGCTCTAATTTTATGTGCAGCATTTTTATCTCGTCAACTACAGCAAGGAGAGATGTACTGTGCCTG GGAATTGACTCTCTTCTGGAGCAAACTGCAGCAAAGGGTAGAGCCTTCTGTACAAGTGTATCTAGAGAGGTGTCGTCAACTTTCGGTGTTAACTAAGACGGTTTATCATATATTCTTCCTGATTAAAGTAATTAATTCAGAG ATTGAAGCTGCTGGACTTGCAACCTGCATTGAACTGTGTGTGAAAGCACTGCGTTTGGAATCCAGTGAAAACACAGATGTCAAAATATCCATTTGCAAGACTATCTCCTGTTTGTTGCCCGATGATTTGGAGGTTAAACGTGCTTGTCAATTAAGTGAATTTCTTCTTGAGCCCACTGTGGATGCATACTATGCTGTTGAAATGCTGTATAATCAGCCTGACCAGAAATATGATGAAGAGAATCTTCCAATACCAAATTCATTACGCTGCGAGCTCTTGCTTGTATTGAAAACTCAGTGGCCTTTTGATCCAGAATTCTGGGACTGGAAAACTCTAAAACGTCAGTGTCTTGCATTGATGGGAGAGGAGGCATCCATTGTATCTTCAATAGATGAGTTGAATGACAGTGAAGTATATGAGAAGGTTGAAGACTGCCAAGAGGAGAATAAAGAAACTTCTCTGAATGGTCTTGCTGGCAATTTTGATGAAGCTACAAGCCTGCTTAAAGGCATAAGAGATGAAaagcagaaaaagagagaaattaaaaaacTGAGAGAGAGGGGATTCATATCAGCTAGGTTTAGGAACTGGCAAGCCTACATGCAGTATTGCGTGTTATGTGACAAAGAATTCCTTGGTCATAGAATAGTTAGGCATGCACAGAAACACTATAAAGATGGAATTTACAGTTGCCCTATATGTGCACACAATTTTAATTCTAAAGAAACCTTTGTTCCTCATGTAACTCTACATGTTAAGAAGTCCAGCAAAGAGAGACTGGCTGCTATGAAACCACTGAGAAGATTGGGAAGACCTCCTAAAATTGCAACCACCAGTGAGAATCAGAAGGCTGATGCCATATCCAAGCAGGAACAACGACCCATTAAAAAGAATAGTCTTTATTCAGCAGACTTCATAGTGTTCAACGATAATGATggttcagatgatgaaaatgatgaCAAAGATAAACCTTACGTACCAGAGATAATACCAGTTCAAAAACCATTGCCTGTTAATGAATTCACTTGTCCAGTAACATTTTGTAAAAAAGgttttaaatactttaaaaatttgATTGCACATGCAAAGGGGCATAAAGATAATGAAGAAGCAAAACGTTTTCTTGAAATGCAAAGCAAAAAAGTGATTTGCCAGTACTGTAGACGACATTTTGTAAGTGTTACTCACCTCAACGATCACTTACAAATGCACTGTGGCAGCAAGCCCTACATCTGCATACAGATGAAATGTAAGGCAGGTTTTAACAGTTATGCTGAGCTGTTAACTCATAGAAAAGAACATCAAGTCTTTAGAGCAAAGTGTATGTTTCCTAAATGTGGCAGAGTGTTTTCAGAAGCATATTTGCTCTATGATCATGAAGCACAACACTATAATACCTATACCTGCAAATTCACAGGCTGTGGAAAAGTTTACCGTTCTCAGAATGAACTAGAAAAACACGGTGAAGATCATAATAAACAGCCTGAAAAAGTGTTAGAGATTGAAGGCCAAACTAATCGAACTGATCTCATTCAGTGTTCAAAAGCTAATGAAAACCCTGAAAGGGTCACTGTAAAAAAGGAATTGATCTCTCCTCTAGACAATAACACAAGTAACTTTACTGAAGCAGAAAGTAATGCGTGGGATCAAATCAAAGTAGAATCAattgggacagagagagcaaataaATCAGCCAGCACACTGAGGCAAGCTGATTCCCTGTCTGTTGATGGTTTGGAGCAATCTGTCACTGGTCTGGTAAAGAAAGAAGCAACAATTAGAATCAGCAACATCAGGATGCCTATTCTTAGCCAGAAGGTCCGGGATAACTTTGTAAGAAGAGGAAAGTTAGCTTCTGCAGGCAGTAAAATAGATACCAGTAAATCTGTAGTCCGGCAGTTGTGTTCAGCAGCAGAAGATTCTTGCAGTGATTCTTGTCTTCCAGTTTTCCAGGAAAGAAAGGAGGAGGATTGTTTCAGTCAATCCCAGAATATTCAAAACATTTCTGTAAATTCAGACACACCAAAAACAGAAGCTCTTGCATCAAAAAGCCTAGAAAGACAAGTAAGTAATATGATGCCCTTCAGCATGCAGAATCAGACAGGTTATCGAAACAACTTACCCATTTCCAAACTTGACCTTCAAGACAGTATTAAGAGTGCAACTAATCCGTTTAATTTGCCCCTGAAGACATTAGAGAGTATTATATTTCTTCCATCACAGTCCAGCCTAAGCAGTTCTTTAGTTCCAGCTGTACCACCAGCAGCACCAGTTCAGAAATTTAACTGTCAAGTTGAGGGGTGTACTCGAACTTACAACTCCTCACAAAGTATTGGCAAACATATGAAGGCAGCACACCCTGATCAATACGCTGCTTTTAAAATGCAACGTAAGAATAAGAAAACCAGAAAACCCAGCAATTTGCAAAATATGCCTAGTGATGGAAAGATTGTGTATTTTTTGCCATCGCAAGTAGACAACCCCAATAATGCTGCTTTTACATCCCAAAACAAAACTAGTGTAAATGCTGCTTGCTCAAGTCAGTTGCAACATGTCTCAAATACACTTTTCCCAACCCACTTAGAAACTTTATCTAATCCAATGATACCAACAGTGGAAAGTGTCATAAATCCAGTCTGTATTAAAAGTGAACCTGAGAGTGTTTTATGTTCCCAAATGGAAAATCTATCCAATGCAACTTTACCTTCACAATTAGAAGATCTGGCAAAAACAGTTATGCCTTTGAATATTGACAGTGGTTCAGATCCCTTTCTTCCTTTACCTGCCGAAAGCAATTccatttctctctttccttcacCAGCAGACCATGTCCCAAATTCAGTCTTCTCGCAGCTGGAAAACAATACAAATCATTTTTCATCACAGCTAGAAGGAAACACTAGTTCTGTTTTTCCAAAGGAGGAAAGTGTTGATGAACCAATTTTTTCTTCTCGAGCAAATAGTGAAAATAACTTCAGTGAAACCACCTCCCAAGTTCCAGCTTCAGAAAAGGTGAAAAAGGATCGTGGACGGGGTCCAAATGGAAAAGAAAGGAAGCCAAAACATAACAAGCGAGCAAAATGGCCAGCAATAATTAGAGATGGCAAATTTATCTGCAGTAGGTGTTTCAGAGTTTTTACTAATCCCAGATCACTTGGTGGTCACTTGTCTAAACGGTCGGTTTGTAAACCCATTGAGGGATCAGAAATTTCTCCGGAAGCCCTGCAGGCTAATGGACAATCTTCTCTACTTGCCAGTATGATTCTTTCCTCAAATGTAGGAAACTTGCAGCAACCCCAGGAGTCTACATTCAATCCAGAAGCATGTTTTAAAGATCCATCATTCCTACAGTTGCTTGCAGCTGAAAATCGTTCAGCTGCTTTTTTGCAGACCATGTTTCCACGGGCTAGTGTGGCTAACTTTAATCCAAGTGGGAATGAGGAAGGAAATGAAATTATTAAACAAGCCTTGGAAACTGCAGGCATTCCAAGTACATTTGATAACACTGAAATGCTTCCACATATAGTTACAACTGGCTGTGTCACTGGTACAACTCAAATGAATGCAGCAGTTCTCTCCAATCCAACTGTATCCCCTCTCTTGCAGACAGTCTGCAACACAAGTACCCTACTAACAAACCAAAACCGGGCCCTAAACAACAAAATTCCTTCATCGGATGACTGcaacaatttgcctgtttttgcAACAGATGATTTAATGCTAAAGACTATTGAAAATGGCTTGTGCTCTGGCTCATTTTCTAATTCTGTTGCAGCATCACAGAATTTTGCAAGTAATAGTTCGCGAGTTTCGGTTATAAATAGTCCCAAGAATTCAGGATCAAGTACCTTGAATAAGAAGGGGAGCAGTGCttcaaagagaaagaaaaaagcagctactCCATTGCTTGCACCTAACTCTTCACAAAAATTAGTAGTAAATGATTTAACAACAATGGGACTTCTAGCCAAAAGCATTGAAGGAAGTGTGCAAGTACCAACAGATAATTTTCAATCAAACTTACTGGCAAACTGTGAGTCTCAGGTGTTGGTGGAAAATCTTACACAAAAACTAAATAATGTTGACAATCAGTTGTTCGTGCCCAATGTCAAAGAAAACTTCAAAACTAATCTGGAGTCTCATGCAGCATTAGCTCCTTTaacaataaaaactgaaaatggtgACTCCCAAATGATGACTCTGAATGCCTGTGCTCAAGGAAATTCTGATTTACAGATTTCAGAGGACAATGTTATTCAAAACTTTGAGAAAACCCTTGAAATAATTAAGACTGCTATGAATTCCCAAATACTTGACGTAAAAAATGAAATCCAGGATGCTGTCATTGGGTCAACCAAGAATACACAAGTAAATACTACAGAACTCCCTCCAGCAAACTGTTCACAGAATGTTAAGTTACCCAACCATACCCAATTTGCAGTACACACTAGGGATGTCATCACTGCAAAGAGTAACTCTTCTCAACCTGAAACTTCTCAAAAGGATGATGTTCAAGTGTTGGAAATTTTAGAGGGTTTGCAGAAACTGAGATTAGAAAATGATACGTCCAGTCAGGTGTCTGATAGTGTATCTCCATGTCCTCCAGCGGATACACTAGCACCGCTTACTGCTGTTGCTGTTGTATCAACTGAGAATACATCCGTGGCCCAGCCATCTTCAGAGACAAGTAATATTCAATTTAGTGACAAAGTCCACAAGCCTTTTGTGTGCCAGGACCAAGGCTGTGATTATAGTGCTATGACAAAGGATGCATTATTTAAACACTATGGCAAGGTACATCAATACACTGCAGAAATGATACTGGAAATCAAGAAGCATCAATTGAAGTATGCCCCATTTAAATGTGTTGTAACTACCTGTCCAAAAACATTCACAAGAAATTCGAATCTCCGAGCACACTGTCAGCTGGTGCATCACTTCACAACGGAGGAAAtggtaaaattaaaaataaaaagacctTATGGAAGGCGATCTCATAATGAAGCTATAAACATAACCCAACGGCCTGTTGAAATAAAAAATCTGCAGACTCTAATAATGAAAAGTAAAAACGAACCTCGGTTGGTTAAAGGACTTGAAGTAAAGAAGGAGGCTGTCATACAACCTGTAAAAATCCCAGAAAAGCTaatcccagaaaaaaaaaatcctgaaaaactGGAAAAAGCTCCACAGGTGCTTACTGTTCCTCCAGAGCAATCTAATGCAGCGTCTTTCAGTAATATACAGATACAACCAAAAGTACGCAAAATTAGGAGGCATCggaaggagaaagaagaaagaaaacgcAGGAAACCAGTAACCAAATCTCTTGAGTTTCCTACTAGATATAGTCCTTACAGACCATACCGATGTGTCCATCAAGGCTGTTTTGCAGCTTTTACAATACAGCAAAACCTGATTCTTCATTACCAGGCTGTTCACAAATCAGATTTGCCTGCCTTCTCTGTGGAGGTTGAAGAAGAAAGTGAGCCAAGTAAAGAAGAATGTGATGAAGTTGAAACCAAACAGACGGTGAAAGAATTCAGGTGTGAAGTGAGTGACTGCTCGAGAATATTTCAGGAGATTACTAGTCTGATACAGCATTATATGAAGCTTCATGAGATGACTCCTGAGGAAATCGGAAGCATGAAATCAGCCCTAGATGTTGGACGATTTCCATGTGATCAATCTCAGTGTAAATCTTCATTTACAGCCTAttttaactatattctacatCTTGAAACAGATCATGGAATTAAGATAAGGCCAAACAAAGTAGAAGATGGCATATACAAGTGTGATTGTGAGGGCTGTGATCGTATGTATGCAACTAGATCAAACCTTCTAAGACACATTTTTAATAAACATAATGATAGGCATAAAGATCACTTAATAAGGCCCAGGCGATTAACACCAGGTCAGGAAAATATTTCCAGCAAGGCAAACCAAGAGAAGccaataaagtctaaacatagAGGACTGAAACACAATAGGTCAGGAAAGGAAGGAAACAGATTGTCGATAAAGACCAAACGAAAGAAAAATGTTAACTTGGAAAGCAAGAATACAAAAGGTGGGCAGATTCAAGAAAACAAGGCTTATTCCCTGAAACGTGGAAAACATGTGTATTCGATAAAGGCTATAAATGATGCCTTATCTGAATGTACAAGCAGATTTGTAACACAGTATCCTTGTATGATAAAAGGATGTTCCTCAGTTGTTACAAGTGAGAGTAATATAATTAGACATTATAAATGTCATAAGTTATCTAAGGCATTTACTTCACAACACAGAAATCTTCTTATTGTCTCAAAAAAACACTCTGTCTCACAAGTAAAGGAAGCATCCTCTGAACAAGAGGAAGCTAATAAAAAAAGTGATGTGAAAGAGTCTGATCCATGTTTGCCAGAGAGCAATGATGACTTGAGTACCTCTGCATTACCACAGAGTGAAATTGAGAAAGGCGAGAAAGATGAAGTGGATGAACTGACAGAACTCTTCATTACTAAATTGATTAATGAGGATTGCATGTGTGCTGAAAATCCAGCTAAAACCTCTTCCAGTGTAAATAGTAACTTTCAGGAAACTGTCTCCTGCCACTCAGAAAAGCAAAAATCGAATAATTTAAAGAgagcaaataaagaaaaaaacctctctcagaataaaaagaaaagactTGAGAAACCTGAAGAAGTACTGGCAGTTGAATTAAGTAGCATGCGTAGGGAGGAAGAGACTGCTGTTGCTATTCAGACCGCTGAAGAGCAGCCCACAACTTTCGATTGGAGTTCATTTAAGCCTATGGGATTTGAAGTATCATTCCTCAAGTTCCTTGAAGAGTCTGCTGTgaagcaaaagaaaaatgctgagAGAGACTACCATAGCAGTGGAACCAAAAAAGGGTCTCATTCAAACtcaaaaaaatccaatgaaaAGACCTCCTTGGCAAGTAGTAATGTTACATGGTCCTGTTCTGAAAGTGAAACCCTTGTACACTTTGCCAACCCATCACAACTTCAGTGCAGTGATAAAGTAAAAATAGTTTTAGACAAGACTCTTAAAGACTGCACTGAGCTTGTGTTGAAGCAACTTCAGGAAATGAAACCTACTGTCAGTCTGAAAAAACTTGAAGGACATTGGGAGGATGATCCAGCAGCTACAGTTGCAAAAGAAATTCTTGTGGGTAATGAGGAAGGGGAATCACATTACTGA